Proteins co-encoded in one Corylus avellana chromosome ca9, CavTom2PMs-1.0 genomic window:
- the LOC132191252 gene encoding protein trichome birefringence-like 9, with product MDLQPSHSQEPTVPERLQLLPLPILNKRDVKYALFFLLLLISSIVVFFLVSPFESRPILRIGFLSQIISNNEEYLGACDYSKGRWVWDESYPPQSYAENCPFLDPGFRCSQNGRKDEDYRKWRWQPEGCDLPRFNASELLERSRNGRIVFAGDSIGRNQWESLLCMLAQAVSNQSRIYEVHGNPITKHKGFLSMRFQDYNLTVEYYRAPFLVTVGRPPRNSSNQVRITVRVDEVHWYSKHWLGADVLVFNAGHWWNEDKTVKMGCYFQEGGKINRTMDVMEAFRRSLQTWKSWALQNFDPERTFIFFRSYSPVHFRNGTWDRGGLCNTSTEPETNYTMLEAEPLNNVLISNVIKEMDYGNRKIQFLNITYLTEFRKDGHPSMNREPGTPALAPQDCSHWCLPGVPDTWNELLYAHLLSKGFRTK from the exons atGGATCTTCAACCTTCTCACTCTCAGGAACCCACAGTACCGGAAAGGCTCCAACTTCTTCCCCTCCCCATCCTAAACAAAAGAGACGTCAAATATGCActctttttcctcctccttcTGATTTCTTCCattgttgttttctttcttgtcaGCCCTTTTGAGTCTCGGCCAATTCTTCGTATTGGGTTCTTGTCGCAAATCATATCCAATAATGAAGAATATTTAGGAGCTTGTGATTACTCTAAAGGCAGATGGGTTTGGGACGAAAGTTACCCGCCTCAATCGTACGCGGAGAACTGCCCGTTTCTCGATCCTGGCTTCCGGTGTAGTCAAAACGGACGTAAAGATGAGGATTACCGTAAATGGCGATGGCAGCCGGAGGGCTGTGATCTTCCCAG ATTCAACGCAAGCGAGCTCTTGGAAAGAAGCCGAAATGGGCGTATAGTGTTTGCCGGCGATTCTATTGGAAGAAACCAGTGGGAGTCTTTGCTATGCATGCTTGCACAAGCTGTCTCCAACCAGTCCAGAATATATGAAGTACATGGAAACCCCATAACCAAACACAAGGGCTTCCTCTCCATGCGGTTCCAAGATTACAACCTCACAGTTGAGTATTACAGGGCACCTTTTTTAGTCACCGTCGGCCGGCCGCCCCGAAACTCATCAAATCAAGTCCGAATCACCGTTAGGGTCGATGAGGTGCACTGGTACTCCAAACACTGGTTAGGAGCAGATGTTCTGGTTTTCAATGCCGGGCATTGGTGGAACGAAGACAAAACAGTAAAGAT GGGCTGTTACTTCCAGGAAGGAGGCAAGATAAATAGGACAATGGATGTGATGGAAGCATTCCGGAGATCCCTACAAACATGGAAGTCTTGGGCACTACAAAATTTCGATCCTGAAAGAACTTTTATATTCTTTCGTAGCTACTCCCCGGTACATTTCAG GAATGGCACGTGGGATAGAGGGGGTCTCTGCAATACTAGTACGGAACCAGAAACAAACTACACAATGTTGGAAGCCGAACCATTGAACAATGTACTCATTTCCAATGTAATCAAAGAGATGGATTATGGAAACAGGAAGATCCAGTTTTTAAACATCACATATCTAACAGAGTTTAGGAAAGATGGTCACCCTTCAATGAATCGTGAGCCAGGCACTCCAGCTCTAGCCCCACAAGACTGCAGCCATTGGTGCCTACCTGGAGTGCCGGATACATGGAATGAACTTCTGTATGCTCATCTATTGTCAAAAGGATTCAGAACcaagtga
- the LOC132191701 gene encoding uncharacterized protein LOC132191701: MWEGLNGVCNSGDWFKVLKEASRFYAASWVRDIDPELRPNDYKKDEEGEDKPSGAKSKTREKKPSTLEDVEGGMETPRPALQRVYMTRASANRDALKSFIERYQEGIQQVMEKKQDSKSQQEANAPKNSP; this comes from the exons ATGTGGGAAGGATTGAACGGCGTTTGCAACAGTGGTGACTG GTTTAAGGTGTTGAAGGAAGCTTCTAGGTTTTATGCTGCGAGTTGGGTACGTGATATCGATCCGGAGCTTCGGCCAAATGATTATAAGAAGGATGAAGAGGGTGAGGATAAGCCCAGTGGAGCAAAAAGCAAGACTAGAGAGAAAAAACCATCGACGTTGGAAGATGTTG AGGGGGGAATGGAGACACCAAGGCCTGCTTTGCAACGGGTGTACATGACAAGAGCTTCTGCCAATAGAGATGCTCTCAAAAGTTTTATAGAACGGTATCAAGAAGGCATCCAACAAGTAATGGAGAAGAAGCAGGATTCTAAATCTCAACAAGAAGCTAATGCACCCAAAAATTCACCTTGA
- the LOC132162196 gene encoding B3 domain-containing protein At2g36080-like gives MSINHFSSDLPEALWWTQLQQKPHHPIMEPIPNLPSSSSARPDLSWTPQPYYQHQAWLHSHNFQEPDDQTPENPTRHQEQEEHQEEEEEEEEEEADETEKEPMFEKPLTPSDVGKLNRLVIPKQHAEKHFPLGGESGLLLNFEDESGKCWRFRYSYWNSSQSYVLTKGWSRYVKEKRLDAGDVVLFERHRTEAERLFIGWRRRGVAAHDTGAGGHGLVAPHSNSNSGPGWTRVFYSAHPYPTHHPLPYQPDCLHAGSPNQSQTTPVGSSKILRLFGVNLECQPDHQESSSEPFTPDGSSLSSQGPADQLYYHQPTYSSDHMDITLSGDVNKMMRDRRG, from the exons ATGTCCATAAACCACTTCTCTTCGGATCTTCCAGAAGCACTCTGGTGGACTCAACTACAACAAAAACCACACCACCCCATCATGGAACCAATCCCAAatctcccttcttcttcttctgcaagACCCGACCTTTCTTGGACACCGCAACCCTACTATCAACACCAAGCCTGGCTCCACTCCCACAATTTCCAAGAACCCGACGATCAAACACCCGAAAACCCGACCCGCCACCAAGAACAGGAAGaacatcaagaagaagaagaagaagaagaagaagaagaagcggaTGAAACCGAAAAAGAGCCCATGTTCGAGAAGCCATTGACTCCCAGCGACGTCGGCAAGCTCAACCGCCTCGTCATCCCCAAACAACACGCCGAGAAGCACTTCCCGCTCGGCGGCGAATCCGGGCTCTTGCTCAACTTCGAGGACGAGTCCGGCAAGTGCTGGCGTTTCCGCTACTCCTATTGGAACAGTAGCCAGAGCTACGTTCTCACCAAAGGCTGGAGCCGCTACGTCAAGGAGAAGCGCCTCGACGCCGGCGACGTCGTTTTGTTCGAGCGCCACCGGACCGAAGCCGAGCGCTTGTTCATTGGGTGGAGGCGCCGTGGTGTCGCGGCGCACGATACCGGCGCTGGTGGGCACGGCTTGGTGGCACCGCATAGTAATAGCAATAGTGGCCCCGGGTGGACCAGAGTGTTCTATTCTGCGCACCCTTATCCTACTCATCATCCCCTGCCATACCAACCTGACTGTCTTCATGCAG GGTCCCCTAATCAGAGCCAAACGACGCCGGTGGGGAGCTCAAAGATACTGAGGTTGTTCGGGGTGAACTTGGAGTGCCAGCCTGATCATCAAGAGTCGTCGTCCGAGCCATTTACACCTGATGGCTCGTCTTTGTCGAGCCAGGGTCCAGCCGACCAGCTTTATTATCATCAACCTACTTATTCTTCTGATCACATG GATATCACTCTCTCCGGAGATGTCAATAAGATGATGAGAGATCGCCGAGGATGA